A region from the Wansuia hejianensis genome encodes:
- a CDS encoding ABC transporter permease, with translation MFRIVKKDNVSNPLLQRLITVVIALVAAGAFIGLCGYSPVTVYTEMVKGSLTSAYCLRQTLIQMVPLLVMALGVAVCFKMQFINIGAEGQFYLGAIAATWVTLNLQELPVPIAFPLMFIAAFLAGGAWCLIAALLKSKWGVSETLVTLMLNYIAVKLVSFLQYNSWKDPKAYGYPKIAEYPKNLQLPEVFGVHAGWIIALLLTAATFLLLKHMKLGYEIAVLGENPATARYAGMNTKKILLLASLIGGGLCGLAGVIQAAGVEHTMNDQMSGGLGFTAIVVAYMAKMKPAGILVVSFFFSILLQGGTYMQTSMQIPAAAADVMQGIILLFILGSEFFTQYKIIHEKKEVA, from the coding sequence ATGTTCCGAATAGTAAAAAAAGATAACGTATCCAACCCTCTTCTGCAGAGGCTGATCACCGTAGTGATCGCGCTGGTGGCTGCCGGAGCTTTTATCGGCCTGTGCGGCTACAGCCCCGTCACCGTATATACGGAAATGGTTAAAGGCTCGCTCACATCTGCTTATTGCCTCCGGCAGACCCTCATCCAGATGGTCCCCCTGCTGGTCATGGCTCTGGGTGTTGCCGTATGCTTCAAAATGCAGTTTATCAATATCGGAGCTGAAGGACAGTTTTATCTGGGCGCTATAGCCGCCACCTGGGTTACCTTAAACCTGCAGGAGCTTCCGGTTCCGATAGCGTTCCCTCTGATGTTTATCGCGGCATTCCTGGCCGGAGGAGCCTGGTGCCTGATCGCGGCCCTGCTGAAATCCAAATGGGGCGTCAGCGAAACGCTGGTTACCCTGATGCTGAACTATATCGCCGTCAAGCTGGTTTCCTTCCTGCAATACAACAGCTGGAAGGACCCGAAAGCCTACGGCTACCCCAAAATTGCCGAATATCCGAAGAACCTGCAGCTTCCGGAGGTGTTCGGCGTCCATGCCGGATGGATCATCGCTCTGCTTCTGACCGCCGCCACCTTCCTTCTCCTGAAGCACATGAAGCTGGGCTATGAGATTGCGGTCCTCGGTGAAAACCCTGCAACCGCCCGCTATGCCGGAATGAATACGAAGAAGATCCTGCTTCTGGCCTCCCTGATCGGCGGCGGCCTCTGCGGACTTGCCGGCGTCATTCAGGCCGCCGGTGTGGAGCACACGATGAATGACCAGATGTCCGGAGGCCTCGGCTTTACGGCAATTGTTGTCGCCTATATGGCGAAAATGAAGCCTGCCGGCATTCTGGTTGTGTCGTTCTTCTTCTCCATCCTCCTGCAGGGCGGCACCTACATGCAGACATCCATGCAGATACCCGCAGCGGCAGCCGACGTGATGCAGGGAATCATCCTTCTGTTTATCCTCGGCAGCGAATTTTTTACACAGTATAAAATCATCCACGAGAAAAAGGAGGTGGCTTAA
- a CDS encoding ABC transporter ATP-binding protein, with amino-acid sequence MEEKVTAKLCGITKSFGSVKANDGVDLTIRNGEIHAILGENGSGKSTLMNILSGLYAPDGGEIYLDGKATRIRSPREALQLGIGMIHQHFKLVDVFSAWENIAGGTGRGPSLPAKQIQKKLKELCSRYHLELDPSKKIYQMAVGEKQTVEIVKALYRGATILILDEPTAVLTPQETRVLFSILRSMRDEGCAVLLITHKLQEVMDVSDRVTVFRKGKSVASMITSECTAERLAELMVGRSMDLNIRRAQIPGGVQTPVVTIRDLTVFGPGRQKKLNGISLDIRSHEILGIAGISGSGQKELCEAITGMQPAKGSILLNGRELTGQNPRTILNSGIHIGFIPEDRLGMGLVGGMDLTDNVALRSYKRRKGPFLDLKGSRQAAEDLICRYQVSTPGPDQIIKRLSGGNIQKVLLGREIDLNPELLIAAYPVRGLDIGASHFIYDQLNEQKKKGVAILLIGEDLDVLLGLCDRIAVLHAGELMGIVDARTAAKEQLGLMMMGRKEEPVPCSE; translated from the coding sequence ATGGAAGAAAAAGTGACTGCAAAGCTTTGCGGCATCACCAAATCCTTTGGTTCCGTAAAAGCGAATGACGGGGTCGATCTGACGATCCGCAATGGTGAAATCCACGCGATCCTGGGCGAAAACGGCTCCGGCAAGAGTACGCTGATGAATATTCTGTCCGGGCTGTACGCGCCGGACGGAGGAGAGATATATCTTGACGGCAAAGCCACCCGCATCCGTTCCCCCAGGGAGGCCCTGCAGCTGGGCATAGGCATGATCCATCAGCATTTTAAACTTGTTGACGTGTTTTCAGCCTGGGAGAATATTGCAGGCGGTACGGGAAGAGGTCCATCTCTTCCCGCAAAACAGATTCAGAAAAAACTGAAAGAGCTCTGCAGCCGCTATCATCTGGAACTGGACCCCAGCAAGAAAATTTACCAGATGGCCGTTGGTGAAAAACAAACTGTGGAGATTGTGAAGGCACTGTACCGCGGCGCTACCATTCTCATCCTGGATGAACCAACCGCTGTCCTGACCCCCCAGGAGACCCGGGTGCTGTTCAGCATTCTGCGCAGCATGAGAGACGAGGGCTGTGCTGTCCTGTTGATTACCCATAAGCTTCAGGAGGTCATGGACGTCAGTGACCGGGTGACCGTATTCCGGAAGGGCAAAAGCGTCGCCTCCATGATTACTTCAGAATGCACGGCCGAACGTCTGGCTGAATTAATGGTGGGCCGTTCCATGGATCTGAACATCAGGCGTGCTCAGATACCCGGCGGTGTTCAGACCCCTGTGGTAACCATCCGGGATCTGACTGTATTCGGTCCAGGCCGTCAAAAGAAGCTTAACGGCATCTCCCTGGATATACGTTCTCATGAAATCCTCGGTATTGCGGGTATCTCAGGCAGCGGACAGAAGGAACTCTGCGAGGCCATCACGGGCATGCAGCCCGCCAAAGGCAGCATTCTTCTGAACGGACGGGAATTGACCGGTCAGAACCCCCGGACGATCCTGAACAGCGGCATCCACATCGGTTTCATACCCGAAGACCGCCTGGGTATGGGACTTGTAGGGGGCATGGATCTCACCGATAACGTGGCGCTCCGGTCCTACAAGCGCAGAAAAGGCCCCTTCCTGGATCTGAAGGGCAGCCGCCAAGCGGCAGAAGATCTGATCTGCCGTTACCAGGTCAGCACCCCGGGCCCTGACCAAATTATCAAACGCCTGTCCGGCGGCAATATCCAGAAGGTGCTCCTGGGCCGTGAGATCGATCTGAATCCTGAGCTGCTCATTGCTGCTTATCCCGTGCGCGGCCTGGATATCGGTGCCTCACATTTTATTTATGACCAGCTGAATGAGCAGAAGAAAAAAGGGGTGGCCATCCTCCTGATCGGGGAAGACCTGGATGTGCTGCTGGGGCTCTGTGACCGGATCGCCGTGCTGCACGCCGGAGAACTGATGGGCATTGTGGACGCCAGAACAGCCGCCAAGGAGCAGCTGGGCCTGATGATGATGGGACGAAAGGAGGAGCCTGTTCCATGTTCCGAATAG
- a CDS encoding BMP family ABC transporter substrate-binding protein has protein sequence MKKKALSLFLAVGLCLGLAACGSSAGTSAGSSSDASKSASAASTSSSAASASKSESEGASSAGSGTASTASGLPSLTKDTIKIGFIYGSSIGTEGYTYSHDLGRLALEAEGIQTMYIENVPETEECEKAAEDLIAQGCNVIYAISFGHGDYIANVADKHPEVYFNHATGYINKANMSTYAGRYYEAQYLAGIAAAMKTESNQIGYVTTFPIPEVVRQVNSFTLGARSVNPDVTVSVKWTSSWYDPATEKAAATELINSGCDIISAYCDTLNPQMTAQENNCFAIGCSSPGYETIPKAYLTAPMVDWAAYYTMDVASILDGTWTGENRWLGMADGIVVLDTLSENCAEGTEEAVDTAKKAIIDGSLDVWAGEIKDNEGNVKVAEGKTLSDEELLALDWFVEGVIGSVN, from the coding sequence ATGAAAAAGAAAGCGTTGTCTCTATTCCTTGCCGTCGGGCTATGCCTGGGACTGGCTGCCTGCGGCAGTTCCGCGGGCACTTCCGCCGGCAGCAGCTCTGACGCTTCCAAGTCCGCATCTGCTGCTTCCACTAGCTCATCTGCTGCTTCCGCAAGCAAATCAGAGTCTGAAGGAGCGTCTTCCGCAGGCTCCGGCACTGCTTCCACAGCTTCAGGCCTTCCGTCTTTGACCAAGGACACAATTAAGATCGGTTTCATTTATGGAAGCTCTATCGGCACAGAAGGCTATACCTATTCTCATGATCTGGGCCGTCTTGCTCTGGAGGCTGAAGGCATCCAGACTATGTATATCGAAAATGTACCGGAGACTGAGGAATGTGAAAAAGCAGCCGAAGACCTGATTGCCCAGGGCTGTAACGTAATCTATGCAATCAGCTTCGGACACGGTGACTATATCGCCAATGTGGCAGACAAACATCCGGAAGTGTATTTCAACCATGCGACCGGATACATTAACAAGGCGAATATGTCTACATATGCCGGAAGATATTATGAGGCACAGTACCTGGCCGGCATCGCCGCAGCTATGAAGACAGAATCCAACCAGATCGGATATGTAACCACTTTCCCGATCCCTGAAGTAGTGCGCCAGGTGAATTCCTTCACTCTGGGCGCCCGCAGCGTCAATCCGGACGTGACTGTATCCGTCAAATGGACCAGCTCATGGTATGATCCTGCAACAGAAAAGGCTGCGGCTACTGAGCTAATTAACTCCGGCTGTGATATCATCTCTGCTTATTGTGATACGCTGAATCCGCAGATGACGGCTCAGGAAAACAACTGCTTCGCAATTGGCTGTTCTTCTCCGGGATACGAAACTATTCCCAAAGCTTATCTGACTGCTCCGATGGTAGACTGGGCCGCCTACTATACGATGGATGTCGCATCCATCCTGGACGGCACCTGGACTGGTGAGAACCGCTGGCTGGGCATGGCCGACGGCATTGTTGTTCTGGACACACTCTCCGAGAACTGTGCGGAAGGCACTGAGGAAGCCGTTGATACTGCGAAAAAGGCCATCATCGATGGTTCTCTCGACGTATGGGCCGGTGAAATCAAAGACAACGAGGGCAACGTAAAGGTTGCTGAAGGTAAAACACTGTCTGATGAAGAACTGCTGGCACTCGACTGGTTCGTAGAAGGTGTAATCGGAAGCGTAAACTGA
- the ade gene encoding adenine deaminase — protein MDNILIQVALGKRPADMVIRNGRLINVLTGEIYETEIAVANGKIASIGPLAAGTCGPDTQVIDAKGQYLAPGFIDAHIHIESSMMTYTEFAKMVVKHGTTAVATDLMEVTIVSGVEGMKEVLAESKNTPVRLFYPVPAFMEDNGLQTTGSTLHAEMIDELVRLPEAVGLAEVLAPPILAGSPASAHMLELAKENHKSAEGHAPCLLNEELNAYVGAGVTSDHESTNKEEALQKMRCGLHVLMREGSASTDLRPCLKAITEEHINPRYCSMVSDDIDALHISRKGHLDNKVRIAIEEGVDPVTAIQMVTINPAENFHVDDRVGSITPGKDADIVFLSSLEECKVERVISAGELVVDEGVLIKELPHPQYSDRLMNTIKLSKKITGDDLVLHADAGSAKAKVHVIGASPVTLLTEALEADLPVKDGVVQCDVKQDILRIACVERYGKNGSIGRSFIKGFNLREGAIAISVGHDHHNISVVGSDPEDMAAAVNRIAELQGGLVLVKGGQVLAEIPLPICGLLSDEGGEIVADRLEELIEKLRGLGCTVPSPNITLSFITLIFIPCFGITDQGLFDVKEFRIIDPIISQE, from the coding sequence ATGGATAACATCCTGATCCAGGTTGCCTTGGGCAAGAGGCCTGCGGATATGGTCATCCGGAATGGCAGGCTGATTAATGTGCTGACAGGAGAGATTTACGAAACAGAAATTGCAGTTGCTAATGGTAAGATTGCATCTATCGGGCCGCTGGCGGCGGGCACCTGTGGGCCGGATACCCAGGTGATCGATGCAAAGGGGCAATATCTGGCCCCTGGATTTATTGACGCTCACATACATATTGAAAGCAGTATGATGACTTATACCGAGTTTGCCAAAATGGTCGTTAAGCACGGGACGACAGCGGTGGCTACCGATCTGATGGAGGTGACAATCGTTTCCGGTGTGGAAGGAATGAAAGAGGTTCTGGCTGAATCAAAGAATACTCCGGTCAGGCTATTTTATCCGGTTCCGGCATTTATGGAGGATAATGGCCTTCAGACGACCGGAAGCACGCTTCATGCAGAGATGATTGATGAACTGGTCAGGCTGCCTGAGGCAGTGGGCCTGGCGGAGGTTCTGGCGCCTCCGATTCTTGCGGGAAGTCCGGCTTCCGCCCATATGCTGGAGCTGGCGAAGGAGAATCACAAGAGCGCGGAGGGACATGCTCCCTGCCTGCTGAATGAAGAACTGAATGCCTACGTGGGCGCAGGCGTGACCAGCGACCATGAGAGCACCAATAAAGAGGAAGCGCTTCAGAAAATGCGCTGCGGCCTTCATGTGCTGATGAGAGAAGGCTCTGCGTCAACGGATCTGCGCCCCTGTCTGAAGGCTATCACCGAAGAGCATATCAATCCCCGCTACTGTTCCATGGTCAGCGACGACATTGACGCGCTGCATATCAGCCGCAAGGGCCATCTGGACAATAAGGTCCGGATTGCCATCGAAGAAGGAGTGGATCCGGTGACAGCGATTCAGATGGTGACGATCAATCCGGCGGAGAATTTCCATGTGGACGACCGAGTAGGCAGTATAACGCCAGGAAAGGATGCGGATATCGTATTCTTGTCTTCATTGGAGGAATGCAAGGTAGAACGCGTGATTTCAGCAGGAGAGCTGGTTGTGGATGAAGGCGTGCTGATTAAGGAACTGCCTCATCCCCAGTACAGCGACAGACTGATGAATACCATTAAATTATCGAAGAAAATTACAGGTGACGATCTGGTGCTTCATGCGGATGCGGGCAGCGCTAAAGCAAAGGTCCATGTGATCGGGGCGTCGCCGGTCACTCTTCTGACAGAGGCTCTGGAGGCGGACCTGCCGGTGAAGGATGGCGTCGTCCAGTGTGATGTGAAGCAGGACATTTTACGTATCGCATGTGTAGAACGGTATGGGAAGAACGGGAGCATCGGCCGTTCCTTTATTAAGGGATTTAATTTGCGCGAAGGAGCCATTGCGATCAGTGTCGGTCACGATCATCACAATATTTCTGTTGTGGGAAGTGATCCTGAAGACATGGCAGCGGCTGTGAACCGCATCGCGGAGCTCCAGGGCGGCCTGGTGTTGGTAAAGGGCGGCCAGGTGCTGGCGGAGATTCCGCTGCCGATCTGCGGGCTGCTTTCCGATGAAGGCGGGGAGATCGTTGCAGACAGGCTGGAGGAGCTGATTGAGAAGCTGAGAGGCCTGGGCTGTACCGTGCCTTCACCGAACATCACACTTTCCTTCATCACATTGATATTTATACCCTGCTTTGGCATTACTGACCAGGGATTGTTTGATGTCAAAGAGTTCCGGATCATCGACCCGATAATTTCCCAGGAATAA
- a CDS encoding amidohydrolase yields the protein MKQTYLKNGYIVTMAEDGETVYDGGGVLIEDDKIKAVGKIDPKMVAPDAEVIELNGRYVLPGFVNTHVHTSQQISRGVGDDVDFVTWLHKRMWPFESNMTEEDSYMSTLATCLELIRSGVTSFAEPGGQFVSGMCRATAESGLRGKLAKSVMDCGDGLPPIWQRTMEEELEQQVADLEKYHNTADGRVQVWFGLRTIFNNTDELCVRTKELADKYGVGIHMHVAEAKEEKAYTYERWGEGTVKHLEKLGVLGPNLLAVHTVWLTDEEIGLFKKHDVKVSHNPASAMRVLGFARIPKMLKEGICLSIGTDGASSSNHMDMVDEMWLTSLIHKGWRLDPTVVPSQDILRMATRWGARAVLEGSLYGSLEAGKKADLIVINPHGPSMMPVNDKIAALVTAMHSSNIESTMCDGKWLMRDRKILTLDEEAILKEGAERAAAIYRRAGIELPDRFPVVKVEND from the coding sequence ATGAAACAAACCTATTTAAAGAACGGTTACATAGTCACCATGGCTGAGGATGGTGAAACTGTATATGACGGAGGCGGCGTCCTCATAGAAGATGATAAGATCAAAGCGGTAGGCAAAATTGATCCGAAAATGGTGGCTCCTGACGCAGAAGTGATAGAACTGAATGGCAGGTATGTTCTGCCGGGTTTTGTGAACACACATGTGCACACTTCCCAGCAGATCAGCCGCGGCGTAGGTGACGATGTGGATTTCGTGACCTGGCTGCACAAGAGAATGTGGCCGTTTGAGAGCAATATGACAGAAGAAGATTCCTATATGTCGACACTGGCGACCTGCCTGGAGCTGATCCGTTCAGGCGTCACGTCCTTTGCCGAGCCGGGCGGCCAGTTTGTATCAGGAATGTGCCGCGCGACGGCGGAATCTGGGCTTCGCGGCAAGCTGGCCAAGTCTGTCATGGACTGCGGGGACGGCCTTCCGCCCATCTGGCAGCGCACTATGGAAGAAGAGCTGGAGCAGCAGGTGGCGGATCTGGAGAAATATCATAACACGGCAGACGGCCGCGTCCAGGTCTGGTTCGGGCTGAGGACTATTTTCAATAACACAGATGAGCTGTGCGTCCGCACGAAGGAACTGGCGGACAAGTATGGCGTCGGCATACATATGCATGTGGCGGAGGCAAAAGAAGAAAAAGCCTATACTTATGAACGCTGGGGAGAAGGCACTGTTAAGCATCTGGAGAAGCTGGGCGTGCTTGGCCCCAATCTTCTGGCCGTGCACACAGTCTGGCTCACGGACGAAGAAATCGGCCTGTTTAAAAAACACGATGTCAAGGTATCGCATAATCCTGCGTCAGCCATGCGCGTACTGGGCTTTGCCCGGATTCCGAAAATGCTGAAGGAAGGTATCTGCCTGTCTATAGGAACCGACGGAGCGTCTTCCTCCAATCACATGGATATGGTGGATGAGATGTGGCTCACTTCCCTGATCCATAAAGGCTGGAGACTGGACCCCACCGTAGTGCCCAGCCAGGACATCTTGCGCATGGCTACCCGCTGGGGCGCCCGTGCTGTGCTGGAAGGCAGCCTCTATGGAAGCCTGGAAGCGGGTAAAAAGGCAGACTTGATTGTAATTAATCCTCACGGCCCGTCTATGATGCCTGTCAATGACAAAATCGCGGCACTGGTAACAGCGATGCATTCCTCCAACATTGAAAGCACCATGTGTGACGGAAAGTGGCTGATGCGTGACCGCAAGATCCTGACACTGGATGAAGAAGCGATCCTGAAAGAGGGTGCGGAGAGAGCTGCGGCTATTTACAGACGCGCAGGTATTGAACTGCCTGACCGTTTCCCGGTGGTGAAAGTAGAGAACGATTGA